From a single Chitinophaga sp. Cy-1792 genomic region:
- a CDS encoding sensor histidine kinase KdpD has protein sequence MQNPTKVNASQESFRSASTDWLREAFIGLLAHELKGQLAGITQALDAIESYKLPDGAIKSEASDYFDFVKAITNNALNVYDNMLGMAQTGALISKELIEIAPFLHNCVAPFMINKGITGVDLSARIHITPGTKVEIDGIKTQQIICNLLHNAFKYCGTGTTIYFYVRIMGGNLKFHVTSYGMTIPREQHKAVFEPYQTLEKGKAGVGLGLYLCKKYSELLGGKISVHSRNGITKFNVSLPVTMKNQ, from the coding sequence AATGCCAGTCAGGAATCTTTCCGGTCCGCCAGTACTGATTGGCTAAGAGAAGCATTTATTGGCTTGTTAGCCCATGAATTGAAAGGCCAACTGGCCGGGATCACTCAGGCATTAGATGCAATTGAGTCTTACAAATTGCCGGATGGAGCCATTAAAAGTGAAGCATCCGACTACTTTGACTTCGTAAAGGCAATTACGAATAATGCCCTGAATGTCTACGATAATATGCTGGGCATGGCGCAAACAGGAGCGCTTATCTCCAAAGAATTGATAGAAATTGCGCCCTTCCTACACAACTGTGTTGCTCCATTTATGATAAATAAAGGCATTACAGGTGTCGATCTGTCAGCAAGAATTCACATCACACCAGGAACAAAAGTTGAGATAGACGGCATCAAAACGCAACAGATAATCTGCAACTTGCTGCACAATGCCTTTAAGTATTGTGGTACTGGCACCACCATTTATTTCTACGTGCGTATCATGGGTGGCAACCTGAAATTCCACGTCACCAGCTACGGGATGACTATCCCAAGGGAACAACACAAAGCAGTTTTTGAACCATATCAGACACTGGAAAAGGGCAAAGCGGGTGTTGGTCTAGGGTTGTACTTATGCAAAAAGTACTCGGAATTGTTAGGCGGAAAGATCTCCGTTCATAGTAGAAACGGCATAACCAAATTTAACGTATCCCTTCCCGTAACCATGAAAAACCAGTGA
- a CDS encoding class I SAM-dependent DNA methyltransferase produces MAKKEVLTDFWVYELLKEANISLHPQGSNIKEINEALKSASKAGTGKVGFPEYCGVVKDFLLLIENKADVSKHINRNEKNIIGMDVSSIKSFAVNGALFYGKHLAQKTSYKKIIVFGVSGNEKRHRITPVFIDERGGYKELEDVETFLLFNESNIEEYYTKNVLKEQTPDEKTTEEILKDAKVLHEDLRNYGSIQDKDKPLIVSGILLALREMEHKGFSIESLTGDETNTDGEKICGAIEKNLQRANVSPQVKKDKLLSQFLVIKDTKAINEINETLQKTPLKHYTEFLYENIYKNIKYIHSAEDYLGRFYGEFMSYSGGDGQSLGIVLTPKHITELFCDLADLKPTDTILDPCCGTAGFLIAAMHDMLQKTDKPDLQRKIRKNQLHGLELQPYMFTIATTNMILRGDGKSNLEQEDFLKQNPAQLQERGCTVGMMNPPYSMGSKNNPNLYEINFTEHLINSITEDGKVIVIVPQSSMTGKTKEEQTSKANILKYHTLEGVITLNKNTFYGVGTNPCIAIFTAGVPHDKSKVVKFINFEKDGFEVQKHRGLVETVEAKDKKQHLLDVWFDRIEAESRFCVRTTIEAEDEWLHSFYYFNDEIPTEADFEKTMGDYLTFEFSMIMQGRGYLFDNEKQS; encoded by the coding sequence ATGGCAAAAAAGGAAGTACTAACCGATTTTTGGGTATATGAACTCTTAAAGGAAGCTAATATTAGTTTGCACCCTCAAGGTAGTAATATCAAAGAGATTAATGAGGCTTTAAAGTCTGCTTCTAAGGCTGGGACTGGAAAAGTTGGGTTTCCTGAATACTGTGGTGTGGTGAAAGATTTTTTATTGCTTATAGAAAACAAGGCGGATGTATCGAAGCATATAAACAGAAATGAAAAGAACATAATCGGTATGGATGTATCGAGTATAAAGAGTTTTGCCGTTAATGGAGCTTTATTTTACGGCAAACATTTGGCTCAAAAAACTTCGTACAAAAAGATTATTGTGTTTGGGGTTTCGGGAAATGAAAAACGGCATAGGATTACCCCAGTTTTTATTGATGAGAGAGGTGGTTATAAGGAATTAGAAGATGTGGAAACCTTTCTGCTTTTTAACGAAAGCAATATTGAAGAATATTACACAAAGAATGTATTGAAAGAGCAGACACCCGATGAAAAAACAACCGAAGAAATACTAAAAGATGCTAAAGTCCTGCATGAGGATTTGAGAAACTACGGTAGTATTCAGGATAAAGACAAGCCTCTTATTGTATCGGGTATTCTTTTGGCTTTAAGAGAGATGGAACATAAGGGCTTCAGTATAGAAAGTCTTACTGGAGACGAAACCAATACGGATGGTGAAAAAATATGTGGAGCTATTGAGAAAAATCTTCAAAGAGCAAATGTGTCTCCACAAGTAAAAAAAGACAAACTGCTAAGCCAGTTTTTAGTTATTAAAGACACGAAGGCTATCAATGAAATAAACGAAACGCTTCAAAAAACGCCATTAAAACATTATACTGAATTTCTATACGAAAATATTTATAAAAACATCAAGTATATACATTCTGCCGAAGATTATTTAGGCCGGTTTTATGGCGAATTTATGTCTTATTCCGGTGGCGATGGACAATCCCTAGGAATTGTTTTAACACCTAAGCACATCACTGAATTGTTTTGCGATTTGGCAGATTTAAAACCTACTGATACTATACTTGACCCTTGCTGTGGCACTGCTGGATTTTTGATAGCGGCCATGCATGACATGTTGCAGAAAACAGATAAACCAGACCTTCAGCGGAAGATAAGAAAAAACCAATTGCATGGTTTAGAGTTGCAGCCATATATGTTTACCATTGCGACTACAAATATGATATTGCGGGGCGATGGAAAAAGTAACTTAGAGCAGGAAGATTTTTTGAAACAGAATCCAGCACAGTTACAGGAAAGAGGTTGCACAGTAGGTATGATGAACCCTCCTTATTCAATGGGGAGCAAAAATAATCCCAATCTTTATGAAATTAATTTTACTGAACATTTGATTAACTCTATTACGGAAGATGGAAAAGTGATTGTAATTGTTCCTCAATCCTCCATGACCGGCAAAACCAAAGAAGAGCAAACGAGTAAAGCTAATATATTAAAGTATCACACACTGGAAGGAGTGATCACACTTAACAAAAATACTTTTTATGGTGTCGGGACCAATCCTTGTATAGCAATTTTTACGGCAGGTGTACCGCATGATAAAAGTAAAGTAGTTAAGTTTATTAACTTTGAAAAAGATGGCTTTGAGGTGCAAAAACACCGAGGACTTGTTGAAACCGTAGAGGCAAAAGATAAAAAGCAACATTTATTGGATGTGTGGTTTGACCGTATAGAAGCCGAAAGTCGTTTTTGTGTAAGAACGACTATTGAGGCGGAAGATGAATGGTTGCATTCGTTTTATTATTTTAATGACGAAATACCTACAGAAGCTGACTTTGAAAAAACAATGGGTGACTATCTCACTTTTGAGTTTAGCATGATTATGCAGGGAAGAGGTTATTTGTTTGATAATGAAAAACAATCTTAG
- a CDS encoding TROVE domain-containing protein, translating into MKFNFLKRGTQLTTNHEGYTAYKLTPEMELYTSVVTASLSDQFYEKGAEKLNRIRGLMAKTDPVFVAKLAVYAREKMYMRSIPMVLAVELAKKHSGDALVSQTVGRVVQRADEITELLAYYTMANERKETKKLHKLSKQVQKGLTTAFNRFDEYQFAKYDRKTAITLRDALFLVHPKAKNEAQQELFNKIAKKELATPFTWETQLSAAGQVKYANEEEKKKAFRDTWEALIDSQDLGYMALMRNLRNMLEAEISYEHIKDVCDLLSYPEAVRKSKQLPFRFLAAYRELREVRHGMTGKVMEALEAALHASIANLKGFNANTRVVIACDVSGSMQRSVSAKSKILSYDIGLMLGMMLQSKCDNVMSGMFGDTWKVVNLPGKNILANIDAFYKREGEVGYSTNAHLVLEDLVKRKYQADKIMFFTDCQMWSTKHNTHINAMKQNWTAYKQLFPAAKLYLFDLAGLGHTPLSIEENDVHLISGWSDKVFEVMEAIDKGQDALEHISAIQL; encoded by the coding sequence ATGAAATTCAATTTTCTTAAACGCGGCACACAGTTAACAACTAACCATGAAGGATATACGGCGTACAAGCTGACCCCGGAAATGGAGCTGTACACCAGCGTGGTAACGGCTTCATTGAGCGATCAGTTCTATGAAAAAGGAGCAGAAAAACTGAATCGTATCCGTGGTCTGATGGCTAAAACCGATCCTGTATTCGTAGCAAAGCTGGCGGTATACGCCCGTGAAAAAATGTATATGCGCAGCATCCCCATGGTTTTGGCAGTAGAACTGGCCAAAAAACACAGTGGTGATGCCCTTGTTAGCCAGACAGTAGGCAGAGTGGTACAACGTGCAGATGAAATTACCGAGTTGCTGGCCTACTACACCATGGCCAACGAACGTAAAGAGACGAAAAAACTGCATAAGCTGAGTAAGCAAGTGCAGAAAGGATTGACCACAGCCTTCAACCGTTTCGATGAATATCAGTTCGCGAAATATGACCGAAAAACAGCCATCACCTTGCGGGATGCCCTGTTCCTCGTACATCCTAAAGCGAAAAATGAAGCACAACAGGAACTGTTCAATAAAATAGCCAAAAAGGAACTGGCTACACCATTTACCTGGGAAACGCAGCTTTCCGCTGCGGGACAGGTAAAGTATGCCAACGAGGAAGAAAAGAAAAAAGCATTCCGCGATACCTGGGAAGCATTGATAGATAGTCAGGATCTGGGCTATATGGCCTTGATGCGTAACCTGCGCAACATGCTGGAAGCAGAGATCAGCTACGAGCATATAAAAGATGTATGCGACCTGCTGTCTTACCCTGAAGCTGTCAGAAAATCAAAACAGTTGCCTTTCCGGTTTCTGGCTGCTTACCGCGAACTGCGGGAAGTACGTCACGGAATGACAGGGAAAGTGATGGAAGCGCTGGAAGCGGCTTTACATGCCAGCATTGCCAACCTGAAAGGGTTCAATGCCAATACCAGGGTAGTCATCGCCTGCGACGTATCTGGCTCCATGCAAAGGTCTGTTTCTGCCAAAAGCAAAATACTGTCGTACGATATCGGGCTGATGCTGGGAATGATGTTGCAGTCCAAATGCGACAACGTGATGAGCGGTATGTTCGGCGATACGTGGAAAGTGGTGAACCTCCCGGGAAAGAATATCCTTGCCAACATAGACGCTTTCTATAAAAGAGAAGGCGAAGTGGGATACAGCACCAACGCACACCTGGTATTGGAAGATCTGGTAAAAAGAAAATATCAGGCAGATAAAATAATGTTCTTCACGGATTGCCAGATGTGGAGCACAAAACATAATACACACATCAATGCCATGAAACAGAACTGGACAGCATATAAACAATTGTTCCCTGCTGCAAAGCTCTACCTGTTCGACCTGGCGGGATTGGGTCATACTCCCCTGAGTATTGAGGAGAATGATGTGCACCTGATCTCCGGATGGAGTGACAAAGTGTTTGAAGTGATGGAGGCAATTGATAAAGGACAAGATGCATTGGAACATATATCCGCCATTCAATTATAG
- a CDS encoding AAA family ATPase codes for MNKIGIERIRIRKFLDQYDIDIPLDGPMKIFIGENGMGKTQILNIIYYILSRNFSKLRDYTFEEIEIVFDKKNSSFINKEILNHKKYKSSKSLVARYQYEKIVDIVGYYHLENLFSKFENERPSRNKIREYLSENNFKQKYNVNEDLILEFIEDYFYLNVKYSPSSGDSFEKELDVIDRMIKERIGNSNILYFPTFRRVEEELKNLGYDEEAFKKNKEDNRLIHFGMDDVQKRFDTFTGIIDRLSKEGFAKLSGEILSQLVKGIPNTNPAFIQKLNGKDVQIILERIGKEMSIEDKEKILAMINNKEVKDQDPFLLYFLEKLFDIYDQQREYDTQIKAFQSICNSYLVHKEVYYDESGMKIYIKNTINDSKIQLSKLSSGEKQIISILSRIYLSMKDQTFIVLFDEPELSLSIFWQRRLLPDIVNSNKCPYLLAVTHSPFIFENELDRFAISLQEYYTPILHDNDGR; via the coding sequence ATGAATAAAATAGGAATTGAGCGTATTCGCATACGGAAATTTTTAGACCAATATGACATTGATATTCCCCTTGATGGTCCGATGAAAATTTTCATTGGAGAAAATGGAATGGGAAAAACTCAAATTCTTAATATCATTTACTACATTCTAAGCAGAAATTTCAGCAAGTTACGCGATTATACATTTGAAGAAATTGAGATTGTATTTGATAAAAAGAATTCGAGTTTCATAAATAAGGAAATCCTTAATCATAAAAAATATAAAAGCTCAAAATCTCTGGTAGCCCGGTATCAGTATGAAAAAATTGTTGATATTGTGGGATATTATCACCTTGAAAACCTCTTTAGCAAGTTTGAAAATGAAAGACCCTCTAGAAATAAAATTCGGGAGTATCTATCTGAAAATAATTTTAAACAAAAATACAATGTAAATGAAGATCTAATTTTAGAATTCATTGAAGATTACTTTTATTTAAACGTTAAGTATTCTCCAAGTTCTGGTGATTCATTTGAAAAAGAGTTGGACGTAATTGATAGGATGATTAAAGAGAGAATAGGCAATTCCAATATTCTCTACTTTCCAACTTTTAGAAGAGTTGAGGAAGAATTGAAAAACCTTGGATATGATGAAGAGGCTTTTAAAAAAAATAAAGAAGATAATCGTCTGATCCACTTCGGAATGGACGATGTGCAAAAACGTTTTGATACATTTACTGGAATAATAGATAGACTTTCAAAAGAAGGATTTGCGAAACTATCGGGTGAGATTTTAAGCCAATTAGTTAAGGGAATACCAAATACAAACCCTGCTTTTATACAAAAGTTAAATGGAAAGGATGTTCAGATAATCCTGGAGCGAATTGGTAAGGAAATGAGTATAGAAGATAAAGAAAAGATCCTAGCAATGATCAATAACAAAGAAGTTAAAGATCAAGATCCTTTCCTCCTCTATTTCTTGGAAAAACTTTTTGATATTTATGATCAACAACGTGAATATGACACCCAGATTAAGGCATTTCAGAGCATATGTAATTCTTATTTGGTGCACAAAGAAGTTTATTATGATGAGAGTGGAATGAAGATTTATATTAAAAATACTATAAATGACTCTAAGATCCAATTGAGCAAACTTTCATCTGGCGAAAAACAAATAATTTCAATACTATCAAGGATTTATTTGAGCATGAAAGATCAAACATTCATTGTGTTATTTGATGAACCTGAATTGTCATTATCCATATTTTGGCAAAGAAGGCTGCTTCCGGACATAGTAAATTCTAACAAATGTCCATATTTACTTGCGGTAACACATTCTCCCTTCATATTCGAGAATGAACTTGATAGGTTTGCAATAAGTCTACAAGAGTATTACACCCCTATATTACATGACAATGACGGCAGATGA
- a CDS encoding restriction endonuclease subunit S: MDLVNLEWREFSLTEIFEIIQRGKRLKKDDHIEGRIPYASSTALNNGIDGFIGNTQNTRTFENCLTIANSGSVGSTFYQPFRVIASDHVTKLGNNNFNKYVYLFLATVLSRISDKYSFNREINDLRIKKEKVLLPVTSQGTPDYVFMENYMRKKEEEMLEKYAKYTKYTGTDYLANNGSGSI; the protein is encoded by the coding sequence ATGGATCTTGTTAATTTGGAATGGAGGGAATTTTCTCTGACTGAGATCTTTGAAATAATTCAAAGAGGGAAACGTCTCAAAAAAGATGACCACATAGAAGGGAGAATTCCTTATGCCTCATCCACTGCGTTAAATAATGGAATAGATGGGTTTATTGGGAATACACAAAACACAAGAACTTTTGAAAATTGCCTTACAATTGCAAATAGTGGAAGCGTAGGTTCAACTTTCTATCAGCCCTTTAGAGTAATAGCTAGTGACCACGTTACCAAACTGGGAAATAACAATTTCAATAAGTATGTCTACTTATTCTTAGCGACTGTACTTTCGAGAATTAGTGATAAGTATAGCTTTAATAGAGAGATAAATGATTTGCGGATAAAGAAGGAAAAAGTTTTGTTACCCGTTACCTCCCAGGGGACCCCTGACTATGTATTTATGGAAAACTACATGCGTAAAAAAGAAGAAGAGATGCTTGAAAAATATGCTAAATATACTAAATATACGGGAACTGATTACCTTGCCAATAATGGATCTGGAAGTATTTAA
- a CDS encoding DUF4435 domain-containing protein, whose amino-acid sequence MTADDLRKARENNPNVAYQTFIKHVGEDKKGYFYFIEGKDAPYYNLRVKNRLDKLQLFPIQCGGKSKVLKVYELIKNHEVYLKYKIGYFVDLDFDDRLNNDDIYETPTYSIENLYCYPEVMGEVLKNEFALSEVDEGYQNILKHYVKMLTEATAAQSLFNAWYYCLKEKKRNENLNTTGVALDDTFKKGYIFVDLLEIVRKYDLGRIRTDFKTAIDCDEKRINEIDAYFNSTDMVSCLRGKYLIEFFHKFLVLVSKDSVTDQKLSKAGLVCHVNLKTIISMYSQYAHTPACLINYLGKIPSE is encoded by the coding sequence ATGACGGCAGATGATTTGAGAAAGGCTAGAGAAAATAATCCAAATGTTGCCTACCAAACATTTATTAAACATGTAGGAGAAGATAAAAAGGGATATTTTTATTTTATTGAAGGCAAGGATGCCCCATATTATAATCTTCGTGTCAAGAATAGATTAGATAAATTGCAGTTGTTTCCTATTCAATGCGGAGGCAAAAGCAAAGTTTTAAAGGTATATGAGCTTATAAAAAACCACGAAGTTTATCTAAAATATAAGATTGGCTATTTTGTAGATCTGGATTTCGATGATCGGTTGAATAATGATGATATTTATGAAACACCTACCTATTCAATAGAGAACCTATATTGTTATCCTGAGGTAATGGGAGAGGTACTCAAAAATGAATTTGCACTTTCAGAGGTGGATGAAGGGTATCAAAATATTCTAAAACATTATGTGAAAATGCTTACAGAGGCAACAGCGGCTCAATCCCTATTTAATGCATGGTATTATTGTTTAAAAGAAAAGAAGAGAAACGAAAATCTGAATACAACTGGAGTCGCACTAGATGATACTTTTAAGAAGGGGTATATCTTTGTTGATTTATTAGAGATTGTCCGTAAATATGATCTTGGTAGAATTCGAACTGATTTTAAAACAGCAATTGATTGCGACGAAAAGAGAATTAATGAAATTGATGCGTATTTCAATTCAACGGACATGGTAAGCTGCTTGAGGGGGAAATATTTAATAGAATTCTTTCATAAGTTCCTTGTCTTGGTTAGTAAAGATTCAGTAACAGATCAAAAGCTTAGTAAAGCAGGTCTAGTCTGCCATGTAAATCTTAAAACAATTATTTCAATGTATTCGCAGTATGCACATACTCCAGCCTGCTTGATAAACTATTTAGGGAAAATTCCATCAGAATAA